One Sporosarcina sp. FSL W8-0480 genomic window, CCCCGGGCCTCTCCTTTTATATTTCAGTTATTACGCATTTACAAGCTCTTCTTCTTTGATGTATCGCAATACCGGTTGACGAGCTGCCTTCGTTTCATCAAGACGGTTGATGACAGTCGTATGTGGAGCTTCCTGAACAACTTCTGGAGTCTCTTCAACTTCCTTCGCGATTTGAATCATTGCATCGATGAATGAATCAAGTGTTTCTTTGGATTCTGTCTCAGTCGGCTCGATCATCATCCCCTCTTCAACATTCAACGGGAAGTAGATTGTTGGTGGATGGAAACCGAAATCTAACAGTCGTTTTGCCATATCCAAAGTGCGGACACCCAATTTCTTTTGGCGACGGCCAGAAAGTACAAACTCATGCATACAATGTTGTGTATATGGCAAATCGAAATAAGGTTGCAATTTGCGCATCATATAGTTCGCGTTTAATACCGCATATTCCGTAACAGCCTTCAAACCATCTGGACCCATTGAACGGATATACGTGTACGCACGTAGATAGATGCCGAAGTTGCCGTAGAACGGCTTAACGCGTCCGATTGATTGTGGAAGATCATATTCGAATGTATATTTGTCGTCTCGCTTCACAAGTACTGGTTTCGGTAGGAATGGTGCTAATTCACTCGTTACGCCGACCGGGCCAGAACCTGGACCACCGCCCCCGTGAGGACCAGTGAAAGTCTTATGCAAGTTCAAGTGCACAGCATCGAAGCCCATATCTCCAGGGCGTACTTTTGCCATGATGGCATTTAGGTTGGCACCGTCATAGTACATCTTGCCGCCGACTCCATGTACGATTTCGGAAATTTCAAGAACATCTCTCTCGAAAAGGCCAAGTGTATTTGGATTCGTCAACATGAATGCCGCTGTATCTTGGTCAACCTTCGATTTCAGGTCTTCAATATCAACTAATCCGAATTCATTCGTCTTAATGGTAACAGTATCAAATCCAGCTACAGTCGCAGAAGCAGGGTTCGTTCCATGAGCGGAGTCCGGGACAAGAACCTTCGTACGGTTGCTTTCTCCATTCGCTTCATGGAATGCACGGATCATCATTAACGCAGTCCACTCACCATGTGCACCTGCCGCTGGTTGAAGTGTCACTTCATCCATACCTGTAATTTCAGATAGATGCTGTTGCAGGTCATACATCATTTCCATTGCACCTTGGACAGTTGACTCATCCTGTAACGGGTGGATGTTCGCGAATCCAGGGATACGTGCAACGAACTCATTGATTTTCGGGTTGTATTTCATTGTACAAGATCCAAGTGGATAGAAACCTGTGTCAACACCATGGTTACGGTTAGATAAAGCTGTGTAATGACGCATAATATCCAACTCGGAAACTTCAGGAAGGTCAGCTGATTCCTCCCTCAGAAATCCATTTGGCAAATGGCTGGACAAATCGATTTCCGGCACATCAAGTTCCGGAAGACTATATCCGATTCGACCTTCTTTCGTAATTTCAAAAATAAGCGGTTGATTATCTTTATGCATTGGAAGCCTCCATTTCCTGCACAAGTGCATCGATTTCTTCTTTTGTACGCTGTTCAGTGACCGCGATCAAACAATGGTTGGAAAGCTCAGGATATGTCAATCCAAGATCATATCCACCGATGAATCCTTTTTCAAGAAGCTTAGCGTTTATCTCTTTTACAGATTTGTTTACTTTAACAACAATTTCATTGAAATGTGCTCCGCGGAAAGCTACTTCAAAACCTGCTTTTTCAAATGCACTTTTCGCATAAGCTGTTTTCGCGATATTTTGGTAAGCAATTTCCTTCACACCAGCTTTACCTAAAGCAGTCATCGCAACAGAAGCTGCAAGAGCGTTCAATGCTTGGTTCGAACAGATATTGGATGTAGCCTTGTCACGACGGATATGCTGCTCCCTTGCTTGAAGCGTCAATACATAACCGCGTCTGCCTTCATCGTCAGTTGTCTCCCCAACTAATCGGCCAGGCATTTTTCTCATCAGCTTTTTAGTCGATGCGAAGTAACCACAGTGAGGTCCGCCGAATTGTTCAGCAATCCCGAATGGTTGAGCATCTCCTACAGTAATGTCTGCACCCAATTTTCCTGGTGGTGTCAATACACCAAGGGAAAGCGGGTTAGCGGAGACGACAAGTAATCCACCTTTGTCATGAACCATATCACCGATTTTTTTAATATCTTCCACTTGTCCAAAGAAGTTAGGATATTGTACAAGTACACCTGCTGTATTGTCATCTAATAACTCCTCAAGCTGAGCGATATCTGTCACACCGTCTTTATGCGGGACAGTCACTACTTCGATAAATTGTCCAGCAGCATAAGCCGCCACAACATCTCTTGATTCCGGATGCACAGTTTCAGAAACAAGGATCTTCTTACGGCGAGTATGACCCGCAGCCATAGTTCCTGCTTCCGCAAGTGCAGTTCCGCCGTCATACATGGAGGAGTTCGCAATATCCATGCCAGTCAATTCACAAATCATTGTTTGGTATTCGAAGATCGCCTGCAATTCACCTTGTGAAATTTCAGGCTGATACGGTGTATATGCTGTGTAAAATTCAGAACGGGAAATTACATGGTCTACGATGATCGGCTTGTAGTGATCATATACACCAGCTCCAAGGAATGATGCATATGTACGTGCATCAGCATTCTTAGCCGCAAGTTGAGCAAGTTCCTTCGTTAATGCGGATTCGGATTTTGCCTTCTTAATATTCAATTCACCTTTAAAACGGGCTTTTTCAGGAATATCTTCAAAAAGTTCATCAACGGTCGCTACGCCGATTGCTGACAGCATTTCTTCGCGATCTTTATCCGTCATAGGAATATAACGATGCTTGAGCTTCATGTCCACATATCTCCTCTTCATTCAATTATCGTTTATAAAATGGTGTTGCAATTAATACTGCTTTCAAGCGCTTGCTTCGAACTTCCACTTCTACTTCCGTTCCAACTGCTGTATGTTCGGTTGACAGGAGTGCGAAACCGATATTCTTTTTCAAAGTCGGGGACTGCGTACCAGTTGTAACTTCTCCGATCTCCTGATCGCCGACATACACCTTATAACCCGTACGTGGAATTCCTTTATCTATCATTTCAAGGCCAACAAGTTTTCTTGATACGCCTTCTTCTTTTTGTTTAGTCAATACTTCTTTGCCAATGAAATCTGCTTCCTTATTCACCTTCACAACAAAGCCTAAGCCTGCTTCAAGCGGGGAAATATCTTTCGATAACTCTTGGCCATAAAGAGGTAACCCTGCCTCAAAGCGGAGGGTATCACGTGCACCTAATCCAGCTGGGACAACGCCTTCCTCCTCCCCAGCTTTAAGGATGATCGGCCAAAGAGCAACAATGGATTCTGGAGATCCATAAATTTCAAAGCCGTCCTCACCTGTATAACCTGTACGGGAAATTAAGACATTGTGGCCAGAAACATCGACGTTCTCTTTAAAACGGAAGAATTTGATTTCATCTAAAGGTTCAGACGTCAATTTCTGCAAGATTCCTTGCGCTTTCGGTCCTTGTAGTGCAACTAAACCAAATTCGTCAGAACGGTCATCAATGACGACATCATCAGTTGCATGTTTCTTCATCCATTCGACGTCTTTTTCAATGTTTGAAGCATTTACGACCAATAAATAGTCATTGTCTTTTCTTTTATAGATTAATAGATCATCTACGGTCCCCCCGTTCTCATAGCACATTGCAGTGTACTGTGCTTGACCGTCCTTCAGTTTTGAAACATCATTCGTAACAAGCTTTTGCAAGAAATTTAGAGCCCCATCTCCGGATACGAAAACTTCACCCATATGCGATACATCAAATAGACCTGCTTTTGTTCTAACCGCTTCATGTTCAGCTTTGATGCTTGAAAATTGAACAGGCAATTCCCAACCACCGAAATCGATTGTTTTACCGCCATACTCCTTATAGCTATCAAAAAGCGCGGTACGTTTCAGTTTCAAAGTTTCTGTCACAGCCATATTCCCCCTTAGATAATTGATAAAAAAAGACAGAAGTCCCCTTAATAATAAGAGAACCTCTGTCCTTGTACCTGAAAGTTTGACCTTGCGGCTTTCCTCGTTGGTGGCCGATAGTTCCGGCGCTCTCCAGAGATGCGTCATGGATGGGTCTTTTTACCTGAGAGATTCATAACTTGAGTTATTTGCTCCTTCGGCGACGCCTGATGCGTGCTCTCCCCTATCCAATCATCCGCGATATGCTGTTAAGTGTAAGGTATCTGAAAAAATTCTGGCAACTTCATGCCCTTTCGCCTTATATCTTAACATTTCATAAGTGGAAGCGCAATCCTTTTTAATGTAACGGTTATTTAGCGAATATTATTCATATAAATTAATCAAACGTTCGTGTTTCACTTATTCAAATTATTATTCTACGCCAATTTACGTCCTATAACTACAAAATTCGTCTATAGCCACTAATTTTTCAAACGATCGATTTGAAACGCTATATACTGAGTAATCTCTTTCAATGTCCGTTCCGCCGTCTCGACTTTGATATGTGCACTTTTGAGATAGAATGGCATCCTTTCATTGAAAATAGACTCCAACTCACCTCGCGTTGAACGTTGAACAATTGGACGGTTGATGTCCGTGGAGATTCTACGCCAAATATCTCGGAAGTTAGCATTCAGATAAAAAACGAGCCCAGTCTTTCTCATAATGCTTCTGTTTTCCTCACGCATCGCTACTCCCCCGCCCGTGGCGATGATACAAAACTCATCATGAAAATTCCGTAAGAACTCAGTTTCCATTTCCCGGAAACTCTCTTCCCCATATGCTTCGAATATTTGAGGGATCGTCATTCCGGTTCGTCCGGAAATCTCAGCATCCATATCGTAAAAGGGGATATTTAACAAAGTGCTCAACCGTCTGCCGATTGCACTCTTTCCACTCCCCATAAATCCCACCAAGTAAACTTTCTTCATTTTTTTAACCGCCTTGCCCCATAATCTTTTTCGTTTCCTTTTCGTAATACGTTTCAATTGAATCGAATGTTCTGTATAAATTACTATGCCATGAAACGAGGGTAAAAAGAAAGAGGCTTACGATAAAAAGTAAAATAAGTGCCGCTATAAGGATTATGCCTTCCTCATTTTGAATACGAGCCAATTGCAAATCTCCTCTCCCGCACACTGCCGTCAAGCATCGTCACTTTCAAAAGCAATTCATAATCCTCCACTATAAAAGCCGTTTTAGCAACATTGGTAAAAAGCGGGATATACCCTTTCTCATGGGTCGTTTTCCGAATGACAGTTTCGACCTGTCCGACTTGAATCCTTCCCCTATCATTCGTAAATGAAATGCCTCGATTTCCGAGCGAAAGTGTTAGCTCATCAACTTCAAGTAATAATTCTTGAAGGTCAATTGCAAATAGCTCCCATTCGGTCGCAAAATAATCTTCCAATTGTCGCTCGATAGGTGCTTTCCAATAGAAAAAAAGAATGACAAATTGAAGAAAAATAGCAGCGATTACTAAATGAAAGATTGACTCTAAAAATGTAAACCCTTTTTCATCCTTTAAAAGTTTATGCACTTGTTAACTTCCGTTTCTATAGAGTTATACATGACGCAAATGGAATCACCGTTCACTGACCAAGAATATGAAACCCCTTTTATATGATTTACACCTGCACTTAAACCATATGATTTATGCAGAATAGCGCCATGGTACGCTGTTTCTGCTGCATGCATTGCCAGCCGCTTCATCTCGAGCCTCGCCGACATATGGGTATAAAAAGGAAACAACGTCCCGAAAATGACCATTACAATAGCAAGAGAAAGAATTGACTCTGGCCAAGAATAGCCGTTTTCATTGATCATAAATGAGCATCCTCCCATGTTGTAACTGCAAAGTTATCCGCTTATCTCCAGTTGAAGTGCGAATGATAAGCGTTCCCGGATTGATAATATGGCCATTCGGATGGAAGTCAACCTTTTTTAGCCGATCGCCAGCAACCCATCTCATGCCATCCGGAAAATCGATGGTTGAGTACGTAACAGGGTTCGGAGTGTGCAGGCTGTATGATCTCCCAGAGTTGGGAAAAGTAATGGAAGTGTGTACCTCATGAGCAATCGCATATGCTTGAGCATGATGGATTGTTGCTATAAACGTTTGAAGTGCCTCTTCCTCGCTTTGTTTTTGAATCCAACGGTCGCCAATCGGAATGATGACGACCGTAAGGATGAGTACGACACTAAGAACTAAAAGCATTTCAAGGAAAGTGTAGCCTGATTGGTTATTTTTCAATTTCCACCAGGTTTCTTAACTGGAACTACTTTTCCATTTTCGTCAATCATTATTTCTCTATCATCTGGACATTTTGCACCTTTGGGCAAGTAATCATCCCCGAGATCACTTAGTGATGTAGGGGTTTTATGTTTTTCCATTCTGTACGCCGCAATCTGGCCCTCCACCATTTGCATATAGGCTTCACAACCTTTTTCATCTATGGTCTTTGCATGTTTAGACACATTCGGTACAGCTATCAACACCAATACCGAAATTATCAACAACACAATCATCATCTCTATCAACGTGAATCCTTGCTCGCTTTTAATAAACTTCAATTTATCCTCCCCTTAAATTTTATCGAACATGCCATATACCGGTAATAGCAATGCCAAATAAGCGGATAAAATACATATGGCCAGTATTGTAAATAAAATCGGTTGCAACATTGATAGCCACTTTCCCATCTCTTCTTCAACCATCTCATTCAGTTTTTCACTATAGATAATAAGTTCTTTCGCAAGGTGTCCCGTATCGGAACCATGCTTCGCATATGCACCTAAGTCATCAAGAAGGCTGTTAGTCAAATGGATTGCTTGATCGAATGATTCGCCGTAAACGACATGTTTCTTAATCACGCCTGCCACTTCGCTCATGATGGGGTCCACTTCTTGTTCAACCAATACGTCAAGGGCATCCTGCATTGATAGCCCGGATTGCAATAGGCTTCCGATCTCACCCGCGAAATCCCGTGTGTTAAGTTTTGTAAAAAAACGCCCGATTATGGGAATCTTCAATAGAAAGCCGATTTTGGAAGATGGCAAAAGCTTCCGGTAGAATAGCGTCCCGACCACCGCCACTATAAACACCACTAAAACAGAAGCGATGATAACGTCAGGAATTTTGGAGACAATAATAGGTAGCATCTCAACGAATCCAGTCCCTGCTTCATTTCTTGATACGGATAATGCCTGCAAATTTGGCAGGAAGTAGTTTCGATAGCCTACAAGCAATATTGTCATGAAGAAAAAAAGGACTACTGGATAAAGAAGGAGACTTCTTAATTTTTTTCTTCTCTCATCGGTCCTTTTCAGCCGTTCGGCAATCCCCTTCAATGTTTCTGCCAATCGCCCATCTACTTCAGAAACAATAACCGGCAAAAGGACGCTTGGCGAAAATCCAAGCCTTTCGAGAATTGACGTAATCCCTTGTCCGCTTTTTAAATCAGACTCCACTTGACTCAGGAGGTCCGAATAATTTTTCGCATGATGAGGCAGTAACAAAATAAGACCATCATGAAATGTATAACCTTCCTGTAATAAAATCGATAGTCTTTCTAAAAAGGCAGAACGGTTATCAATACTTTGCGATATGCCAAAGAAAACCATGAACCCTTTCTTAGCCATATGTCTCTACACTTTGTCTGCCATATTTCTTTAAGAGCGATTCCATTTTCATCTCTCGTGGGATGGATACCTTTTCTCCCTTACTAATCGATTCGGCTATAGTGTCCAATAAATTCCCTTGGACGATTTCAAATACTACGCCTGCACTTCCATCGTTTTTCTGTATCAAGCGCTGCGCAGAGATGCAGACAATCGTCTGTCGCAGCTCTTCCGGTGTGATTCCGAAATCCATTAATCTGTAAAAGCAGCCTTCCGGATCCTTTGAATGGACCGTAGTCAACACAAGATGTCCTGTTAAAGCAGCCGCTACCGCGGTCTTCGCGGTTTCCGCATCTCTAATTTCACCAATCATAATAACATCAGGCGAATGCCTTAGAATTGCTTTCAAACCAGCCGCATACGTCATGCCGGATCTTTCATTCACTTCGATTTGCAGCAAATGGGCATGATTATTTTCTACCGGGTCTTCTAATGTGATGACATGCCTTTCCAAATGATTGACGCAATGTGCAGTTAGTGAGTAAATAGTTGTCGTTTTTCCACTGCCGGTTGGCCCAGTGATGATAATTAGCCCTTGCTGTTCCTGGATAGCATAACGAAATTTTTGTTCCCAAATTGGGTCGATGCATAATTTTTCAAGGGGCAAAATTCTATCATGCCTTTGCAATCGTATGACGACGCTTTCTTTCATATGGATGGATGGAATCGTTGAAACGCGAAACGAGTAATTTTTATCATGTACTTTTTTATGAAATGAGCCACTTTGAGGTTTACGTTTATCGCTAATATCTAATGATGAAAGGAATTTGTAAAAGGAGATCATACGGGTGGCCAACTGTGGGGGATATGTGCCAGCCCGCTCTAATTTCGAATTCTTTTTGAAACGCACATCATAACCTTCACGCATCGGAACAAGATGGATATCGGTCGCATCATTGAATACTGCACGTTCCAAAAGTTCAAGGCATTTTATTTCAATGAGGTTAGTACGCATTTCCATTGAACACCCCTCTTTCGAATGTAGGGGCGAAAGACCGCTTTTCACCTTATCGTGAGTATACGATGAAATGTTTTATAAAGGAATAGCTTGACGCAAACTCGAAGTTTATATGCCGTTTTCGGGCCTTTAGAAATTTTAAACCGCATTTTCCATAGCAAATTTAAATTTCACTATCTTTCCAAACAACTCCAATCCATCCATTTGTCACAATGTTGACTTGTTAAGAGTTTACTTTTCAAGTTACTATCCATTATAATGAATAGGAGATCTTTGAACTGTTTCATGTTAAGGAGGGGCGCACTTATGGATAATATGTTCAAGCTATGCGGTTTTTGGACGGGTATTTTCGCTGTTATGTTTTTCGTCGGTGGAATGATGCCAGCAACCGTTATATTCGTAGCCAGCACTATTTTCTTCCTGTTGCTTGGATATTTGAACCTTACAGAGCGTATGTATATGTACATGTTCGGAGCTTACCTAATGATTTTCATGGTAGGATTCAGCTACTACTCAACATTCATTCATGTACAAGGCGGTCATTAATCAAGAGTTGTTGATCGTCCAAAAAAAACAGCCATTTGGCTGTTCAGACTGTAGACAAACACCATGAATTTGGGTGTTTGCCTACAGTCTTTTTTCTGAGATAAAGCTAACAGTGTTGATTTCCGCTGCGAGCGGACGCTTTCCGCGGGCACGGCTTCAGCCGCTTCCCTCGCTGCGCTCAGTCCAGGGTCTTCAGCTCGCGCTGTTCCCGCAGGAGTCGCCGCTCTCCGCTCCAATCAACGGAGCTCCCTACTAACCAAATGAGGTGATGGATATGATGACGAAGAATCAAATTAATGAACGTGAACAGTTGGAGATGCTAACCATTGAGCAGTTGGTTCCTCACGACCATATTGTGCGAAAACTGGATGCGGCCCTTGATTTTTCCTTCATCTATACAAAAACCCAGCCATTGCCAACTTCCTTTTAGAGAATCAGATACTTCCTGCACTTCCGCACAAACGACCAATGACGAAGGAAGGCTTTTTCAGAAAACACGAGTATGTCCATGACGAGCATTACGACTGCTATCTCTGTCCCGAAGGACAGGTGCTAACCTACCGAACAACTACGAAGAAAGAATACAGCCAGTATGCATCGACTCCTTCCATATGTGAAGCATGTCCAGTGATTAGCCAATATACTGCGAATAAGAATCACCAAAAGATGATTCTACGTCATATCTGGCAAGATTATTTGGATGTAGCTGAAGATTTGCGTCACAATCATGAAATTAAAGAAATATATGGAACGCGCAAAGAGACAATTGAACGTGTCTTTGCCGATGCCAAAGAAAAGCATGGCATGCGATGGACAACCCTAAGGGGACTTAAAAAATTGTCCATGCAGGCGATGCTAACTTTTGCTGCCATAAATTTGAAGAAGCTGGCCAGTTGTACATGGAAAGCTCCGATTGTGGAGGCTGAAATGATGCCCCTGTCTTAAAGGATCTCCAGTTGATTGGAGTGCAGGGCGGCGACTCCTGGGGGATCAGCGCAGCGTGAAGACCCCGCAGGAAAAGCCGTTACGAAGAACGGCTTTTGCGACCAAAAGCGAAGCGTTGGGAGCACATCCGAGGAGGCTGAGGGCAAGCCCCCCGGAAAGCGTCCGCCCGGAACGGAAATCAACGTTATTTCAGCTACTAATAGTTAAAATGTAGAAAAGGGTTGGAAATCTATGAATTCCAACCCTTTTGTCTACAGTCTGAAACAGCCAAATAGCTGTTTTTTTATTTCAGAAACGGATTCGATACTTTTTCATCACCTACGGTTGTCGCCAGGCCATGCCCTGGATATACTTTGAAGTTATCAGGCAATGACAAAAGCTTTCCTTGGATTGAATTGAGCAATGTATTTGTATCTCCATTGGGCAGATCCGTTCGCCCTATACTTTGTTTGAATAGTGTATCTCCAACGACAGCGAATTGTGCATCTGTAAAAACAAATGACACACTGCCGGGTGAATGTCCTGGTGTATGTCGGACTTCAAATTGAAACGGTCCTATTTTTAATGGGCCATCCTGTAAAAAGTGATCGGCCGCCTTATTTGCAACGAGTGGCAACCCAGGATACCTTGACGAACCGTTCAGATCCGGATTCATCAGCCAATATTGTTCTTCCCGATGTATATAGACCGGAATGGAGTAATGATTTCTAACTTCATCTACCGCTCCAATATGATCAAAATGTGCATGCGTCAAAAGAATAGCTAAAGGTTTACCATTCCTAGTTTCGATTTTTTCGATAATCTTGCTTCCCTCTTCTCCGGGATCCACAACCAAGCATTGTCCTTCACTGTCTTCAATAATATAGCAGTTCGTTTGAATCGGCCCTAATGGATATGTACGTATTTTTAACATCTTACCAACCTCCTTTAAGTAATAATAATGAAGATGGATACCGTTTTCAAACAAACGTCACTTATATGCCTCGACAAAGTCCTTATTAACCAGTACAATAAGAGAGGAATATTGCTAAATCGGCATTCATTTTTTCTCTATTTGAAAGGAGTGTCTTCATAATGAACGCAAGTTTAATTTTAATGGTAATCTTCGGCTTGGTGGCGATTCTTTCCGTTGTCGGAACTGTACAAGGTTTTAAAGAGCGCAATATCCTAAGCATCGTGTTCAATTTAGCGGCTGCTGTTATCTTTGGCGGTTTCACAATTGCAACAGTAGTTTTCGGAGGATACCCGGCAACTCTACATTAATTCAAATTGGTAAAAAACATCCCCTGCACTTGGTTGCAGAGGATGTTTTTTATTTGTCAAATTCTATCCAATTCAATCTTTCGCCAGATTCAACATCTATTACTTCTTCAAAAGTGTAGCCATTTAAACACCTTTTACCGGTTGGAGAACATGCGAGCGAGTCTGCATCCAATCCTTCGATAATAATTTTCGAATTGCCGACTTCTTGAAGATATAAATTAAACTGTGAACTAAGCTCATCTAACTGCCCGCTTTTTGAAGCTGCTTTATACAGAAAACTTTCTCCATTAATCCATTCAACTTCAGGAACAACCCATTCCGAATAATTGCTGACTGGTGGCATTATCCAATTTGCTAACATAGTTCCATCACCATCGCGTAATGAATATGTGAAATTATCAGATTCAAGGGACTGGACTATCAGTAGCTTATTTTCATACGTATCAAAGTAAATGACATTTCCTGCAGTTAGAGTTTCCGTCTCCCCTGTTGCACTATTTAAAATCTGTACCTCTCCGCCATCAAGGGGATGTTCCGAAAAGAGCATATTGGCAATTCGATTATCATCTATCCATTTTGGAAACGGATCATCCATCTCGATAACCGAAAGTCCTTCTGTATGTCCATTAAATACGAAGAGATCAAAAGACCAATCTTCATGAAAAGCCGTAAATA contains:
- the gcvPB gene encoding aminomethyl-transferring glycine dehydrogenase subunit GcvPB; amino-acid sequence: MHKDNQPLIFEITKEGRIGYSLPELDVPEIDLSSHLPNGFLREESADLPEVSELDIMRHYTALSNRNHGVDTGFYPLGSCTMKYNPKINEFVARIPGFANIHPLQDESTVQGAMEMMYDLQQHLSEITGMDEVTLQPAAGAHGEWTALMMIRAFHEANGESNRTKVLVPDSAHGTNPASATVAGFDTVTIKTNEFGLVDIEDLKSKVDQDTAAFMLTNPNTLGLFERDVLEISEIVHGVGGKMYYDGANLNAIMAKVRPGDMGFDAVHLNLHKTFTGPHGGGGPGSGPVGVTSELAPFLPKPVLVKRDDKYTFEYDLPQSIGRVKPFYGNFGIYLRAYTYIRSMGPDGLKAVTEYAVLNANYMMRKLQPYFDLPYTQHCMHEFVLSGRRQKKLGVRTLDMAKRLLDFGFHPPTIYFPLNVEEGMMIEPTETESKETLDSFIDAMIQIAKEVEETPEVVQEAPHTTVINRLDETKAARQPVLRYIKEEELVNA
- the gcvPA gene encoding aminomethyl-transferring glycine dehydrogenase subunit GcvPA, whose translation is MKLKHRYIPMTDKDREEMLSAIGVATVDELFEDIPEKARFKGELNIKKAKSESALTKELAQLAAKNADARTYASFLGAGVYDHYKPIIVDHVISRSEFYTAYTPYQPEISQGELQAIFEYQTMICELTGMDIANSSMYDGGTALAEAGTMAAGHTRRKKILVSETVHPESRDVVAAYAAGQFIEVVTVPHKDGVTDIAQLEELLDDNTAGVLVQYPNFFGQVEDIKKIGDMVHDKGGLLVVSANPLSLGVLTPPGKLGADITVGDAQPFGIAEQFGGPHCGYFASTKKLMRKMPGRLVGETTDDEGRRGYVLTLQAREQHIRRDKATSNICSNQALNALAASVAMTALGKAGVKEIAYQNIAKTAYAKSAFEKAGFEVAFRGAHFNEIVVKVNKSVKEINAKLLEKGFIGGYDLGLTYPELSNHCLIAVTEQRTKEEIDALVQEMEASNA
- the gcvT gene encoding glycine cleavage system aminomethyltransferase GcvT, whose translation is MAVTETLKLKRTALFDSYKEYGGKTIDFGGWELPVQFSSIKAEHEAVRTKAGLFDVSHMGEVFVSGDGALNFLQKLVTNDVSKLKDGQAQYTAMCYENGGTVDDLLIYKRKDNDYLLVVNASNIEKDVEWMKKHATDDVVIDDRSDEFGLVALQGPKAQGILQKLTSEPLDEIKFFRFKENVDVSGHNVLISRTGYTGEDGFEIYGSPESIVALWPIILKAGEEEGVVPAGLGARDTLRFEAGLPLYGQELSKDISPLEAGLGFVVKVNKEADFIGKEVLTKQKEEGVSRKLVGLEMIDKGIPRTGYKVYVGDQEIGEVTTGTQSPTLKKNIGFALLSTEHTAVGTEVEVEVRSKRLKAVLIATPFYKR
- a CDS encoding shikimate kinase translates to MKKVYLVGFMGSGKSAIGRRLSTLLNIPFYDMDAEISGRTGMTIPQIFEAYGEESFREMETEFLRNFHDEFCIIATGGGVAMREENRSIMRKTGLVFYLNANFRDIWRRISTDINRPIVQRSTRGELESIFNERMPFYLKSAHIKVETAERTLKEITQYIAFQIDRLKN
- a CDS encoding ComGF family competence protein, encoding MHKLLKDEKGFTFLESIFHLVIAAIFLQFVILFFYWKAPIERQLEDYFATEWELFAIDLQELLLEVDELTLSLGNRGISFTNDRGRIQVGQVETVIRKTTHEKGYIPLFTNVAKTAFIVEDYELLLKVTMLDGSVRERRFAIGSYSK
- the comGD gene encoding competence type IV pilus minor pilin ComGD, translating into MKNNQSGYTFLEMLLVLSVVLILTVVIIPIGDRWIQKQSEEEALQTFIATIHHAQAYAIAHEVHTSITFPNSGRSYSLHTPNPVTYSTIDFPDGMRWVAGDRLKKVDFHPNGHIINPGTLIIRTSTGDKRITLQLQHGRMLIYDQ
- the comGC gene encoding competence type IV pilus major pilin ComGC, which translates into the protein MKFIKSEQGFTLIEMMIVLLIISVLVLIAVPNVSKHAKTIDEKGCEAYMQMVEGQIAAYRMEKHKTPTSLSDLGDDYLPKGAKCPDDREIMIDENGKVVPVKKPGGN
- the comGB gene encoding competence type IV pilus assembly protein ComGB; the protein is MAKKGFMVFFGISQSIDNRSAFLERLSILLQEGYTFHDGLILLLPHHAKNYSDLLSQVESDLKSGQGITSILERLGFSPSVLLPVIVSEVDGRLAETLKGIAERLKRTDERRKKLRSLLLYPVVLFFFMTILLVGYRNYFLPNLQALSVSRNEAGTGFVEMLPIIVSKIPDVIIASVLVVFIVAVVGTLFYRKLLPSSKIGFLLKIPIIGRFFTKLNTRDFAGEIGSLLQSGLSMQDALDVLVEQEVDPIMSEVAGVIKKHVVYGESFDQAIHLTNSLLDDLGAYAKHGSDTGHLAKELIIYSEKLNEMVEEEMGKWLSMLQPILFTILAICILSAYLALLLPVYGMFDKI
- the comGA gene encoding competence type IV pilus ATPase ComGA, which encodes MEMRTNLIEIKCLELLERAVFNDATDIHLVPMREGYDVRFKKNSKLERAGTYPPQLATRMISFYKFLSSLDISDKRKPQSGSFHKKVHDKNYSFRVSTIPSIHMKESVVIRLQRHDRILPLEKLCIDPIWEQKFRYAIQEQQGLIIITGPTGSGKTTTIYSLTAHCVNHLERHVITLEDPVENNHAHLLQIEVNERSGMTYAAGLKAILRHSPDVIMIGEIRDAETAKTAVAAALTGHLVLTTVHSKDPEGCFYRLMDFGITPEELRQTIVCISAQRLIQKNDGSAGVVFEIVQGNLLDTIAESISKGEKVSIPREMKMESLLKKYGRQSVETYG
- a CDS encoding DUF2626 family protein, translated to MDNMFKLCGFWTGIFAVMFFVGGMMPATVIFVASTIFFLLLGYLNLTERMYMYMFGAYLMIFMVGFSYYSTFIHVQGGH
- a CDS encoding MBL fold metallo-hydrolase, with translation MLKIRTYPLGPIQTNCYIIEDSEGQCLVVDPGEEGSKIIEKIETRNGKPLAILLTHAHFDHIGAVDEVRNHYSIPVYIHREEQYWLMNPDLNGSSRYPGLPLVANKAADHFLQDGPLKIGPFQFEVRHTPGHSPGSVSFVFTDAQFAVVGDTLFKQSIGRTDLPNGDTNTLLNSIQGKLLSLPDNFKVYPGHGLATTVGDEKVSNPFLK
- a CDS encoding DUF2759 family protein, translating into MNASLILMVIFGLVAILSVVGTVQGFKERNILSIVFNLAAAVIFGGFTIATVVFGGYPATLH